The Candidatus Aegiribacteria sp. genomic sequence TGAGATGTTTGAATGCACCACTGGAGTTAAATTCACGTCGGAAATTACCGGTCTTGATGAAATACGCCTTGATCTTGTCCAGCTTACCGTGGATTCCGTATGGGATAACATAGGACCACTCACATATTCGCAGCTGGCCGACTCGGTCTTTGTAACCCTTTCCACGACTGTGAATCCCGGTGATACTACAGATGTTTTTATCGCCTATTCCGGAACACCCTGGAACGAAGGACCTGGAGGATTCGGTGGTTTCTGGTTCCATGCATACGTTTACTATCATATGGGTGTGGGTGTTTATACAGATCCTCCATCATTGGGCCGTGTGATATTCCCATGTTGGGATCATCCAGCAGACAAGGCTGCTATCGATTTCCAGATTACAGTGCCTGATACACTCTTTGCTGTCGCGAATGGTAACCTTGTGCGAAAGGACGAGAACGGTACAGATGCAACTGCAACCTATTACTGGCAGCAGCCGCAGCCCATGTCCACATATCTGGCCGCTTTTGCCGTTTCGAATTACACGGTTTTAACTGATTCAACGTACAACTGGATTTACTACTACGTTTATCCATGGGATGTGGACGATGCGCTGGTAAGTTTTCAGAACGTAAACCTTATGATGGACCAGTACGAAAGCACATACTGCGCGTATCCATGGGATACAAAATTCAGTTACGTTCAAACGCCTAAAGGAGATATGGAACATTTAACTGAAGTTTACCATATCGCATTCGCCATAAATGGATACAACAATTACGACTGGCTGCTGGCACACGAGATGAGCCACCATTGGTGGGGTGATTGTGTAACAGAGGAGATCTGGACAGATGTCTGGCTTTCCGAGGGGTTTGCAGTTTACAGTGAAGCAGTCTGGGCCGAGTATTACGGTGAAGCATCGTACAACGATTATATATTGAACAAAATAATGATTCCATACTTGAGAAGTGGTGAGATGTTCCCTATAACCAACCCCACTACACCCGCTGAGATGTGGAGCTACACAACGTATCAGAAAGCTGCGAGCGTTCTCCACATGCTCAGACACGTACTGGGAGACGCGGATTATTATCTGGTTCTTCATAACTATTTCGATGAATACAAGTACAGTACTGCAACCACCAACGACTTCCGTGATCATGTAGAGGCCGTAACAGGGGGAGATATAGACTGGTTCTTTAATACCTGGCTTCATGACTGGGGATATCCTGTATACGATATTGGTTATAGCTGGGTGGAAAGCGGCGGCAACTGGGAAGTTACGGTTAATCTTGAGCAGATTCAGAGCACGGGTCCTTCCGTCTTCACGATGCCCCTTGAGTTCCTGATTCAGGGATACTCACAGGACACTCTTGTAGTGATGTGGAATGATCTGCAATCTCAGAGCGAAGTGTTTACGGTTCCCTTCCAGCCAACCATGGTGGAATTCGATCCGGGCAATTATGTCCTGTCCACTCATCTGACTGGAATTAACGACCAGCCTCTTCCACCTGAGCTTGGAGCGGGCGCCCTGCATTTCGCCCCCAACCCGGCTCATCTTTCAACTGTATTGAACTGGAGTGGAATGGTAGAATCTAACCTTCATGTCGGGCTTTACGACCTTTCAGGCAGAAAACTGCAGGACTGGAGCCTTACCGTTGGGGAGAGGGTGCTTAATCTTACCGGTATACCTTCGGGATTGTACCTGATCGAAGCTTCCGGACCTGGAAATATAAGGCAGACAGCGAAATTGATAGTACAGGATTAACAGAAGTTTCCTGTAAGGAGAAAGAACTGAGTAAAAAACCGAATGTACTGCCGATTCATCGTCTTGAAGGGCTTACGGATGGCATATTCGCCATAGCCATGACGCTGATGGTGCTTGGCCTTCCGCTTCCGGAGGCACAGCATAACGTAAGTTCAAACGATGACCTGCTGAATCATCTTCTGGATTATTCGGAACTGTTCTGGACTTATATACTCAGCTTTCTCATGCTGAGTTATTTCTGGATATACCAGCAGAAGCTCTTCAGATACGTGAACAATACCTGTACCCGCCATTTATGGGCCACCCTCGGCGAGCTGATGCTTGTATGCGTCATCCCGTTTTCGTCGGGTCTCATAGGGGGGCATTTAAATCACTTCACGGCAAGTTTTGTCTTTCACATGAATATTCTGCTTATAGGAGTTTTTTTCCTCTTTCAATGTTTACTGCTGCTGAAATATCCGGACATTTTGAAGAAAGATGTATCCAGAGAGACCGCCATACACATAGTAAAGGTCAACCTGGTCATCCCTTCACTTGCTGTCCTGGGAATAATCATCGCCGTTTTCTCGCCTCCCTGGAGCCTTGGTGTTTATGTTATGACTCCATTCCTGACATCCATAGTGTCGAAAAGGACGAGAGTTCAAACATAGTCTCAGTTTTTCAGCTGTTCAATTCGCTCAGAATGGCGCCGAATACGGCATCCGGCCGTTCCACGACTGTTATTCCCGCATTCAGAAGAGCTCTGTTCTTTGCTTCCCAGGTTTCACTGTCATTCCGGATCATCGCTCCCGCATGACTCTGGGCTACACCTGCCTTTGTGAATTTCCCACCAAGAAAGATTACTATAGGCTTCGTTATTCTACCGTCGGTAACCGCGGCGGCAAGGTCGTTCTCCTGAGTAGTTCCGGTTTCTCCGTAAGCCGCGATAATTTCAGTTCGAGTATCCTTTTCGAACGCTTCCGCAGCGTCGAGCATCGATATACCGGGAACAGGGTCTCCGCCAACGCAGACAACTGCGGACAGCCCGGGGTAATCCTCGCCCCAGAGGGGGCCGTACGAACCATCTTCCCGGATTCCCGGAAGGTTCGGTCTGCAGTGGAAAGCTCCCAGAAGCTGTGAAAGCCCACCGGAGCGGGATATTACGCCCACTTTTCCCGGTTTGTAATTCTTCTTCGCCCATGTAGCGCTTCCTCCTATCAGACCGAAGAGATAGCCCTCAGTATCGAGCAGCCCGACAGTATTCGGCCCAAGGTACACGGAATCCTTCGTTGAAGTGTACTCCTTCAGTACGATCTCATCGTGCGATGGAACGCCGTCAGCGGTCAGTACAAGGAACTTCAGTCCCGCGTCCATGGCATCCATCGCGGCTTTTTTAACGGCTCCCGCAGGTACGAAGAAGACCGCTGTGTTCAACTGCGGGAAAGACTGAACCGCCTCAGCGGCTGAATTGAAAACAGGAACGCCGTCAACCTCCTGTCCGCCCTTTCCCGGAGTGCATCCTGCGATAATGTGTGTTCCGAACTTCCTCATCAGGTGGGATTTGCTTTTACCCTGTCTTCCGGTAATTCCGAATACAAGCGTTTCGGGTGTATCAACTCCAGCGAGATATTTGACTATTCCGGGCATCAG encodes the following:
- a CDS encoding T9SS type A sorting domain-containing protein, with product MIAVLLALMAAPLHGPDMSVLSRPVAGPYTNLLYSTDMPHDYDVISYDVRIEVFPSTEMFECTTGVKFTSEITGLDEIRLDLVQLTVDSVWDNIGPLTYSQLADSVFVTLSTTVNPGDTTDVFIAYSGTPWNEGPGGFGGFWFHAYVYYHMGVGVYTDPPSLGRVIFPCWDHPADKAAIDFQITVPDTLFAVANGNLVRKDENGTDATATYYWQQPQPMSTYLAAFAVSNYTVLTDSTYNWIYYYVYPWDVDDALVSFQNVNLMMDQYESTYCAYPWDTKFSYVQTPKGDMEHLTEVYHIAFAINGYNNYDWLLAHEMSHHWWGDCVTEEIWTDVWLSEGFAVYSEAVWAEYYGEASYNDYILNKIMIPYLRSGEMFPITNPTTPAEMWSYTTYQKAASVLHMLRHVLGDADYYLVLHNYFDEYKYSTATTNDFRDHVEAVTGGDIDWFFNTWLHDWGYPVYDIGYSWVESGGNWEVTVNLEQIQSTGPSVFTMPLEFLIQGYSQDTLVVMWNDLQSQSEVFTVPFQPTMVEFDPGNYVLSTHLTGINDQPLPPELGAGALHFAPNPAHLSTVLNWSGMVESNLHVGLYDLSGRKLQDWSLTVGERVLNLTGIPSGLYLIEASGPGNIRQTAKLIVQD
- a CDS encoding TMEM175 family protein, with the translated sequence MTLMVLGLPLPEAQHNVSSNDDLLNHLLDYSELFWTYILSFLMLSYFWIYQQKLFRYVNNTCTRHLWATLGELMLVCVIPFSSGLIGGHLNHFTASFVFHMNILLIGVFFLFQCLLLLKYPDILKKDVSRETAIHIVKVNLVIPSLAVLGIIIAVFSPPWSLGVYVMTPFLTSIVSKRTRVQT
- a CDS encoding succinate--CoA ligase subunit alpha, encoding MPGIVKYLAGVDTPETLVFGITGRQGKSKSHLMRKFGTHIIAGCTPGKGGQEVDGVPVFNSAAEAVQSFPQLNTAVFFVPAGAVKKAAMDAMDAGLKFLVLTADGVPSHDEIVLKEYTSTKDSVYLGPNTVGLLDTEGYLFGLIGGSATWAKKNYKPGKVGVISRSGGLSQLLGAFHCRPNLPGIREDGSYGPLWGEDYPGLSAVVCVGGDPVPGISMLDAAEAFEKDTRTEIIAAYGETGTTQENDLAAAVTDGRITKPIVIFLGGKFTKAGVAQSHAGAMIRNDSETWEAKNRALLNAGITVVERPDAVFGAILSELNS